One Candidatus Cloacimonadota bacterium genomic region harbors:
- the gcvH gene encoding glycine cleavage system protein GcvH, translated as MIKEDLQYTETHEWVKVEGKIATIGITDYAQHELGDIVFVELPEIKDEIDQEDVLATIEAVKAVEEIYSPISGIVLEINDDLEDDSELINSSPYDEGWIVKMEITNMDELGNLLTADAYSKLIGE; from the coding sequence ATGATTAAAGAAGATTTGCAATATACCGAAACTCACGAATGGGTAAAAGTAGAAGGAAAAATAGCAACTATTGGAATTACCGATTATGCCCAACACGAACTCGGTGATATCGTATTCGTTGAGCTGCCGGAAATCAAAGATGAAATTGACCAGGAAGATGTATTGGCTACGATTGAAGCTGTTAAAGCCGTAGAAGAAATTTATTCCCCTATTAGCGGTATCGTGCTGGAAATAAACGATGACCTTGAAGATGATTCTGAACTTATTAACTCCAGCCCTTACGATGAAGGTTGGATCGTGAAAATGGAAATAACAAATATGGATGAACTTGGAAATTTGCTTACTGCCGACGCTTACTCGAAACTTATCGGAGAATAG
- the gcvT gene encoding glycine cleavage system aminomethyltransferase GcvT, giving the protein MSKETPFYNIHKKLGAKFVDFAGFKMPVQYKKGIVHEHNIVREKVGMFDLTHMGEFIVRGPKRLEFLQKMTVNDLSQIEVGQVQYTNMCYPTGGIVDDLLIYRYEDIYYLVVNASNLEKDFAWLKDHLVQGVELEDVSDKTALIAVQGPDAQTVVQKIILDDLSQIGYYHFIDTKIGDVDVLVSRTGYTGEDGFEIYFTELDKAEELWEKIEEAGKEFEIEPIGLGARDTLRLEMKYPLYGNDIDQDTNSLEAGLRWFVKLDKGDFIGKEVLEKVAKNKIQRKLVPFVMEDKGVPRPHYKIFANGKEIGEVRSGTMSPSLKKGIGTGYVPREFMKSGNEIEIQVRKKMLKAKVIKPPFYKDGSIKR; this is encoded by the coding sequence ATGAGTAAAGAAACGCCATTCTACAATATTCACAAAAAATTGGGTGCGAAATTTGTAGATTTTGCCGGCTTCAAAATGCCGGTTCAGTACAAAAAAGGAATCGTTCATGAGCATAATATTGTTCGGGAAAAAGTGGGTATGTTTGACCTAACCCATATGGGCGAGTTTATTGTCAGAGGTCCAAAACGGTTGGAGTTTTTGCAAAAAATGACTGTTAATGATCTCTCTCAAATTGAAGTCGGGCAGGTTCAATACACAAATATGTGTTATCCCACCGGTGGCATTGTGGACGATCTTCTCATTTATCGTTATGAAGATATCTATTATCTCGTAGTAAACGCTTCCAATCTGGAAAAGGATTTTGCCTGGTTAAAAGATCATCTTGTTCAAGGTGTAGAATTGGAAGATGTCAGCGATAAAACCGCTCTGATTGCCGTGCAAGGTCCAGATGCCCAAACCGTCGTTCAAAAAATAATCTTGGATGACCTCTCTCAAATTGGTTATTACCATTTCATTGATACTAAAATTGGTGATGTTGATGTGCTCGTTTCCCGAACCGGTTACACTGGTGAAGACGGATTTGAAATTTATTTCACAGAGCTCGATAAAGCGGAAGAATTGTGGGAAAAAATTGAAGAAGCCGGAAAAGAATTTGAAATTGAGCCAATCGGTCTTGGGGCGAGAGACACTTTGCGGCTGGAAATGAAATATCCTTTATATGGAAATGATATTGATCAAGATACAAATTCTCTTGAAGCCGGGCTGCGTTGGTTTGTGAAACTCGATAAAGGTGATTTTATTGGAAAAGAGGTGTTGGAAAAAGTGGCAAAGAATAAAATCCAAAGAAAACTCGTTCCCTTTGTAATGGAAGATAAAGGTGTTCCACGTCCACATTACAAAATATTTGCAAATGGAAAAGAAATCGGAGAAGTAAGAAGCGGAACAATGTCCCCGAGTTTGAAAAAAGGAATTGGAACCGGTTACGTTCCACGTGAATTCATGAAAAGTGGGAATGAAATCGAAATTCAGGTAAGAAAAAAAATGCTAAAGGCAAAAGTTATTAAACCGCCATTCTATAAAGATGGTTCTATCAAGCGTTAA